Proteins co-encoded in one Anopheles moucheti chromosome X, idAnoMoucSN_F20_07, whole genome shotgun sequence genomic window:
- the LOC128306845 gene encoding cholesterol 7-desaturase nvd, protein MEKLGSMMEYRLKTLTSWMVRSGNGTLEELLHDACDTLVQWPWTTGLLWYGTLGLALTYGFYLFYYQAMVWKRDLTDIGYNHILDAARIGKSDRKRVDTVNRARRLRKIGDRLPPPYPNGWFSVLESEDLATGEAKSVDCLGQNLVVFRTDTGEVNVLDAYCPHLGANLGVGGIVRGDCIECPFHHWTFSGRDGQCTNIPYSKSGTVPKVARLRKWRSLEVNGFIFVWHHVDAEVEPWTFNVLQEIEDGRWVYYGKNEFLVNCHIQDVPENGADVAHLSAVHGPNMMSGSDIRYSRPAWADFGMHSWLASWQAPDEGEPAHVAKMDLVHSFRIFNKFEVGRIDVRAYQIGPGYVQLLMNTSMGPFVVLQTVTPIEPLVQKVIHRFYAPRNIWNAIFQKFAILAESIMFERDMMVWNHKQFIDNPLLIKEDRLIKSYRKWYSQFYSENSVSFTMAKEKLDW, encoded by the exons ATGGAGAAGCTCGGTTCGATGATGGAGTACCGATTGAAGACGCTGACAAGCTGGATGGTGCGCTCCGGCAATGGGACGCTCGAGGAACTGCTGCACGACGCCTGCGACACGCTCGTCCAGTGGCCGTGGACCACCGGCCTGCTGTGGTACGGAACACTAGGGCTCGCTCTCACGTACGGATTCTACCTGTTCTACTATCAGGCGATGGTCTGGAAGCGG GATCTCACCGATATTGGCTACAATCACATCCTGGATGCGGCCCGCATTGGGAAGAGTGACCGGAAACGGGTCGACACGGTCAACAGGGCACGGCGGTTGCGCAAGATCGGCGATCGGCTACCGCCACCGTACCCGAACGGATGGTTCTCGGTGCTGGAGTCGGAAGACTTGGCCACCGGTGAGGCGAAAAGCGTCGACTGTCTCGGTCAGAATTTGGTCGTCTTCCGGACGGATACCGGCGAGGTGAACGTGCTGGATGCGTACTGTCCGCATCTGGGCGCCAACCTCGGTGTCGGCGGTATTGTGCGAGGTGACTGCATCGAATGTCCGTTCCATCACTGGACGTTCAGTGGCCGGGACGGTCAGTGTACCAACATCCCGTACAGCAAGTCCGGCACGGTACCAAAGGTGGCACGACTACGCAAATGGCGCTCACTCGAGGTGAACGGTTTCATCTTCGTCTGGCACCACGTTGACGCCGAAGTCGAACCGTGGACGTTCAACGTGCTGCAGGAAATCGAGGATGGACGGTGGGTGTACTATGGTAAGAACGAGTTCCTGGTCAACTGCCACATTCAGGATGTGCCCGAAAACGGGGCCGACGTAGCCCATCTCTCTGCCGTGCACGGACCAAACATGATGTCCGGGAGCGATATCCGCTATTCGCGACCTGCCTGGGCCGACTTCGGGATGCACTCTTGGCTGGCAAG CTGGCAGGCACCTGATGAGGGGGAACCGGCACACGTCGCCAAGATGGATCTGGTACATTCGTTTCGAATCTTCAACAAGTTTGAGGTGGGTAGAATCGATGTCCGCGCGTATCAGATCGGGCCCGGCTATGTGCAGCTGCTGATGAACACCAGCATGGGACCGTTCGTAGTGCTGCAAACGGTGACACCGATCGAACCGCTCGTGCAGAAGGTTATCCATCGGTTTTACGCACCGCGCAACATATGGAATGCCATCTTCCAGAAGTTTGCCATCCTGGCGGAGAGCATCATG TTCGAACGTGACATGATGGTCTGGAACCATAAGCAGTTCATCGACAATCCACTACTGATCAAGGAGGATCGGTTGATCAAGAGCTACCGGAAGTGGTACAGCCAGTTCTATTCCGAAAACAGTGTCAGCTTCACGATGGCCAAGGAAAAGCTCGACTGGTGA